In a single window of the Pontibacter russatus genome:
- the gcvP gene encoding aminomethyl-transferring glycine dehydrogenase, producing MIFKTKPADVFKERHNGPDKKQMQDMLKTIGASSLDQLVEETVPAAIRLKRPLNLPPALSEKDFLNKFSQIARQNKVYKSYIGLGYNDTVVPPVILRNIMENPGWYTAYTPYQAEIAQGRLEALINYQTMVMDLTGMEIANASLLDEATAAAEAMGMFFAQRKGSRKNATRFFVSDQVLPQTTDVLLSRATPLGIELVSGDHREANLGDETLFGALLQYPAADGAIYDYTDFISSAHAQDMLVAVAADILSLTLLTPPGEMGADAVVGTTQRFGVPMGFGGPHAGYFATKDAFKRVIPGRIIGISVDAAGDRAYRMALQTREQHIRREKATSNICTAQVLLAVMAGMYAVYHGPRRLKYIGLNTHALAQQLEKGLRALGFEQQNGQYFDTLKIEAESPGLQQAIRTEAEAAGINFRYFGDASIGISLNQNTELQDVKDILAVFAKVAGKPAEVLDINALPEETHITWADSLIRKSPYLTHEVFNKHHSEHEMLRYMKHLENKDISLVHSMIPLGSCTMKLNATAEMIPITWPEIGQLHPFAPADQTKGYQQIFADLGAWLCEITRFAAVSLQPNSGAQGEYAGLMVIRAYHESRGDQHRNVALIPSSAHGTNPASAVMAGMKVVIVKCDEKGNIDVADLRAKAEQFKNELSCLMVTYPSTHGVYEESIIEICQAIHENGGRVYMDGANMNAQVGLTSPAHIGADVCHLNLHKTFCIPHGGGGPGMGPIGVVKDLAPFLPGHAVANIGDEKAINAVSAAPWGSASILPISYAYIAMMGGEGLTEATKVAILNANYIKARLQQHYPVLYVGKNGRCAHEMILDCRGFKKAGVEVEDIAKRLMDYGFHAPTVSFPVAGTLMVEPTESEAQEELDRFCDVMISIREEIREIEEGKADQKNNVLKHAPHTLKAVMAENWERPYTREKAVFPMPYLRDNKVWPTVSRIDSAYGDRNLICSCAPVEAYNEDVSQMAAI from the coding sequence ATGATTTTTAAAACCAAGCCTGCCGACGTGTTCAAGGAGCGCCACAACGGCCCTGACAAAAAGCAGATGCAGGACATGCTGAAGACCATTGGGGCCAGTTCGCTGGACCAACTGGTTGAGGAGACCGTGCCGGCCGCCATTCGGCTGAAGAGGCCACTGAACCTGCCGCCAGCGCTCTCCGAGAAGGATTTCCTGAACAAATTCAGCCAGATCGCCCGGCAGAACAAAGTATACAAATCCTATATAGGCCTCGGCTACAACGACACGGTTGTGCCCCCGGTCATCCTCCGCAACATCATGGAGAACCCCGGTTGGTATACGGCCTACACCCCCTACCAGGCCGAGATTGCACAGGGCCGCCTGGAGGCGCTCATCAACTACCAGACCATGGTGATGGACCTGACGGGCATGGAGATAGCCAACGCCTCTTTGCTGGACGAGGCCACTGCCGCCGCCGAGGCGATGGGCATGTTCTTCGCGCAGCGCAAAGGCTCCCGCAAAAACGCCACCCGCTTCTTCGTATCGGATCAGGTGCTGCCGCAAACAACAGACGTACTGTTGTCCAGGGCCACGCCGCTTGGCATTGAACTGGTATCCGGCGACCACCGCGAGGCGAACCTGGGGGACGAGACGCTATTTGGTGCGCTGCTGCAATACCCGGCTGCCGACGGCGCCATATATGATTATACGGATTTCATCAGCAGCGCGCACGCCCAGGACATGCTGGTGGCCGTGGCCGCCGATATCCTGTCGCTTACCCTATTAACCCCTCCGGGCGAGATGGGCGCTGATGCCGTGGTGGGAACGACGCAGCGCTTTGGCGTGCCCATGGGCTTTGGCGGGCCGCACGCCGGATATTTTGCCACAAAGGATGCCTTCAAGCGCGTGATTCCGGGACGTATCATTGGCATATCCGTGGATGCCGCCGGCGACAGAGCCTACCGCATGGCCCTGCAGACGCGCGAGCAGCACATCCGCCGCGAGAAAGCCACCTCCAACATCTGCACCGCACAGGTACTGCTGGCCGTGATGGCGGGCATGTACGCCGTGTACCACGGACCCCGCCGCCTGAAGTACATCGGCCTGAACACGCACGCCCTGGCGCAGCAACTGGAGAAAGGCCTGCGGGCGCTGGGTTTTGAGCAGCAGAACGGGCAGTATTTCGATACGCTGAAAATAGAGGCAGAGAGCCCCGGCCTGCAGCAGGCCATCCGGACAGAGGCCGAGGCGGCTGGCATCAACTTCCGCTACTTCGGGGATGCCAGCATCGGCATCTCACTCAATCAGAACACCGAGTTGCAGGACGTGAAGGATATACTGGCTGTGTTCGCGAAAGTGGCCGGCAAGCCGGCGGAGGTGTTGGATATAAATGCACTGCCGGAGGAAACGCACATTACCTGGGCCGACAGCCTGATCCGGAAGAGCCCATACCTGACGCACGAGGTGTTCAACAAGCACCATTCGGAGCATGAGATGCTGCGCTATATGAAGCACCTCGAGAACAAGGACATTTCACTGGTGCACTCCATGATTCCGCTGGGCTCCTGCACCATGAAACTGAACGCCACCGCCGAGATGATCCCCATCACCTGGCCTGAGATCGGACAGTTGCATCCCTTCGCCCCGGCCGACCAGACGAAAGGCTACCAGCAGATATTCGCAGATCTGGGGGCCTGGCTGTGCGAGATCACCCGCTTTGCCGCTGTTTCGTTGCAGCCGAACTCCGGCGCACAGGGAGAGTACGCCGGCCTGATGGTGATCCGCGCCTACCACGAGTCGCGCGGCGACCAGCACCGCAACGTGGCCCTGATCCCATCATCCGCGCACGGCACCAACCCCGCCTCTGCGGTGATGGCTGGCATGAAGGTGGTGATTGTGAAGTGCGATGAGAAAGGCAACATTGACGTGGCCGACCTGCGCGCAAAAGCAGAGCAATTTAAGAATGAGTTGTCGTGCCTGATGGTGACGTACCCGTCCACGCACGGCGTATATGAGGAGAGCATCATCGAGATCTGCCAAGCCATCCACGAGAACGGGGGCCGGGTATATATGGACGGCGCCAACATGAACGCCCAGGTGGGCCTTACCTCCCCCGCCCATATAGGGGCTGATGTTTGTCACCTTAATTTGCATAAGACCTTCTGCATCCCGCACGGCGGCGGCGGTCCCGGCATGGGCCCCATCGGGGTGGTGAAAGACCTGGCGCCGTTCCTGCCCGGCCACGCGGTGGCGAACATTGGGGATGAGAAAGCGATCAACGCCGTGTCCGCAGCGCCCTGGGGTTCTGCCTCCATCCTCCCGATTTCTTATGCCTATATTGCCATGATGGGGGGCGAAGGCCTGACAGAGGCAACCAAAGTGGCCATCCTGAACGCGAACTACATCAAGGCGCGCCTGCAGCAGCACTACCCGGTATTATATGTCGGCAAGAACGGCCGTTGCGCGCACGAGATGATCCTGGACTGCCGGGGCTTCAAGAAAGCGGGCGTGGAGGTGGAGGACATCGCCAAGCGCCTGATGGACTATGGCTTCCATGCGCCGACGGTGTCGTTCCCGGTGGCGGGCACGCTGATGGTGGAGCCGACGGAGTCGGAGGCGCAGGAAGAACTGGACCGGTTCTGCGACGTGATGATCTCGATACGGGAAGAGATCCGTGAGATTGAGGAGGGCAAAGCCGACCAGAAAAACAACGTGCTGAAGCATGCGCCGCACACGCTGAAAGCGGTGATGGCAGAAAACTGGGAGCGCCCATATACCCGCGAGAAAGCCGTGTTCCCGATGCCGTACCTGCGCGACAACAAGGTATGGCCCACCGTCAGCCGCATCGACAGCGCTTACGGCGACCGCAACCTGATCTGCTCTTGCGCGCCGGTGGAGGCCTACAACGAGGATGTCAGCCAAATGGCAGCCATATAG